A stretch of Carnobacterium iners DNA encodes these proteins:
- the proC gene encoding pyrroline-5-carboxylate reductase, which produces MKVGFIGIGNMANAIIKGMIEKKYMNSEEIYISSRTKEKLTDFASETKTTICSSNEELIASVDIVVLAVKPNVLAEILPDLSSAIKKYQPLLVSIAAGTSLKKLSHLIGINSTNPIIRVMPNLNSVIGEGMTAICGNTFSSIEQIQYIIGMFKSIGEAIELEEKDFSTFIAIAGSSPAYTFLFIDSLARGAVKNGMPKKLATKIAAQAVLGSAKLVLESDQSPWNLIDQVSSPGGTTVAGIVALENEGFISTVIKGVDATIAKDRELLND; this is translated from the coding sequence ATGAAAGTTGGATTTATTGGTATAGGAAATATGGCTAACGCTATTATTAAAGGTATGATTGAAAAAAAATATATGAATAGCGAAGAAATTTACATCTCTAGCCGAACAAAAGAAAAATTAACTGATTTCGCATCCGAAACAAAAACGACTATTTGCTCTTCAAATGAAGAATTAATTGCTAGCGTAGATATTGTCGTTTTAGCGGTTAAGCCAAATGTGCTTGCAGAAATACTGCCTGATTTAAGCTCAGCAATTAAAAAGTATCAGCCTTTATTGGTTTCAATTGCTGCTGGAACATCACTTAAAAAATTATCTCATCTAATCGGAATAAACTCTACTAATCCTATTATCCGAGTCATGCCAAACTTAAATTCTGTTATCGGCGAAGGCATGACTGCTATTTGCGGGAATACTTTTTCATCCATTGAACAAATTCAGTATATAATAGGTATGTTTAAATCTATTGGTGAAGCTATTGAGTTAGAGGAAAAAGATTTTAGTACATTCATTGCTATTGCAGGTAGTTCGCCAGCATATACTTTTCTCTTCATTGATTCACTAGCTCGTGGAGCTGTTAAGAACGGTATGCCTAAAAAACTAGCTACAAAAATTGCGGCGCAAGCTGTTTTAGGTAGTGCAAAGTTAGTGCTAGAAAGTGATCAATCTCCTTGGAACTTAATAGATCAAGTTTCTTCACCTGGTGGTACAACCGTTGCAGGAATTGTTGCTTTGGAGAATGAAGGATTTATTTCGACTGTTATTAAGGGTGTTGATGCTACTATTGCAAAAGATCGAGAATTATTAAACGACTAA
- a CDS encoding helix-turn-helix domain-containing protein: MEFNEIKSIYSDAQLTDLPLENTNFISFPFKNKWIHFEKSTKTSSEIELLNLLFVSKKTNLSSVALKWQNYLINGVEPSPPTLDSEFRIIQFIILKKDSYFEKKTWLSAFKSIFSNSKEAFFTNETSGLLIQKKSDEKLTFAELSGIIQTLDDDFSIKTICYIGQFWPINKEFKSIFEEEQFIFEKQKNKGKSLLSLPIVALHHYTSESLDKSILMPILKKKYTTQPELKELILAMWHSQGNISLAAKSLYVHRNTLQYRIERFCDTSGLSLRNMDDLLLCYLLVF, encoded by the coding sequence TTGGAATTCAATGAGATTAAATCAATCTATTCAGATGCTCAGTTAACTGACCTACCTTTAGAAAATACTAACTTTATTTCTTTTCCATTCAAAAATAAATGGATTCATTTTGAAAAATCAACTAAAACATCCTCTGAAATTGAATTATTGAACCTTTTATTTGTTTCAAAAAAAACTAATCTTTCTTCAGTTGCTTTAAAATGGCAAAACTACTTAATAAATGGAGTTGAGCCTTCCCCTCCAACTTTAGATAGTGAATTTCGTATTATCCAATTTATCATTTTAAAAAAGGACTCTTATTTTGAAAAAAAAACTTGGCTTAGTGCATTCAAAAGTATTTTTAGTAACAGTAAAGAAGCTTTTTTTACCAACGAAACTTCTGGATTACTGATTCAAAAAAAGTCTGACGAAAAGTTAACTTTCGCTGAACTTTCGGGTATCATTCAAACACTTGATGATGATTTTTCAATTAAAACTATTTGCTATATTGGTCAATTCTGGCCAATAAATAAAGAATTCAAATCTATTTTTGAAGAAGAACAATTTATTTTCGAAAAACAAAAAAATAAAGGAAAATCCTTACTTTCTTTACCTATTGTTGCTTTGCATCATTATACGTCTGAATCCTTAGATAAAAGTATCCTCATGCCTATTCTTAAAAAGAAATACACAACTCAACCTGAGTTAAAAGAACTCATTCTAGCTATGTGGCATAGTCAAGGGAATATCAGTTTAGCCGCTAAATCATTGTACGTTCACCGAAATACCTTACAATATCGAATAGAACGGTTTTGTGATACGAGTGGGTTATCTTTACGCAATATGGATGATTTATTACTTTGCTATCTATTAGTTTTTTAA
- the dnaX gene encoding DNA polymerase III subunit gamma/tau: MSYQALYRVWRPQKFQDVAGQKAITQTLRNALIQQKTSHAYLFTGPRGTGKTSGAKIFAKAINCHYLKDGEPCNECETCRAITKGQLNDVIEIDAASNNGVEEIRDIRDKAKYAPTSADYKIYIIDEVHMLSTGAFNALLKTLEEPPKNVVFILATTEPHKIPLTIISRTQRFDFKRINVRDISDRMRYILTQEKIEFEEAALPIVARAAEGGMRDALSILDQAISFGDDTVTIEDVMSVTGSLTQELMLTYFEAVVTHDTKKGLFLLQEILADGKDAARFVEDLILFSRDLLVYQQAPQMSELLDGAKVDAAFKKLSETISADSLYQMIVILNGTQTELRFTNHPDVYLEVATVRLTHLDAITHLSESATSNEQVLDQKETSVPSDNKKIIELENELLKIKKQMESILVSGHSKVATKKTKSVSKKAANNQFKPNTSAIYSILKEATRENLAQLKNVWPDLLNMLSVTQRAMLKASTPVAAGPSGLIVSFDYDILCQKATNDSELMEAVKQFLERLIGNAPQMIFVPGEQWPIIREQYVKQLKNRSSDDKAVENTHVGQVSKPDQSKEQKGKSFEPVKKQLETVVDTSEWDSLEDFVPPAQEDDKVVTEAMALFGEKMVEVKND; this comes from the coding sequence TTGAGTTATCAAGCACTTTACCGCGTATGGCGACCTCAAAAGTTCCAAGACGTTGCTGGGCAAAAGGCCATTACACAAACACTGAGAAATGCTCTTATACAACAAAAGACAAGTCATGCTTATCTCTTTACAGGCCCTCGTGGAACCGGTAAAACAAGTGGAGCTAAGATATTCGCTAAAGCCATTAATTGTCATTATTTAAAAGATGGAGAACCATGTAATGAGTGTGAAACGTGTAGAGCGATTACGAAAGGTCAGTTAAATGATGTAATTGAAATTGATGCTGCTAGTAATAACGGAGTCGAAGAAATTCGTGATATTCGTGATAAAGCTAAATATGCACCAACTAGCGCAGATTACAAAATTTATATTATTGATGAAGTTCATATGCTCTCAACTGGGGCTTTCAATGCTTTATTAAAAACACTGGAAGAACCACCGAAGAATGTTGTCTTTATTCTGGCAACCACAGAGCCACACAAAATTCCTTTAACAATCATATCTAGAACACAGCGATTTGATTTCAAACGAATCAATGTGCGTGATATTTCTGATCGAATGCGATATATTTTAACTCAAGAAAAGATTGAATTTGAAGAAGCTGCATTACCGATTGTTGCGCGAGCAGCAGAAGGCGGAATGCGGGATGCTTTGAGTATTTTAGATCAAGCTATTTCTTTTGGTGATGATACTGTCACAATCGAAGATGTGATGAGTGTTACTGGAAGCTTAACTCAAGAATTAATGTTGACATACTTTGAAGCTGTTGTAACACATGATACGAAAAAAGGATTGTTTTTACTTCAAGAAATCTTAGCTGACGGAAAAGATGCAGCGCGTTTTGTAGAAGACTTAATTTTATTTAGTCGTGACTTGCTAGTTTATCAACAGGCTCCCCAAATGAGCGAATTATTAGATGGGGCCAAAGTTGATGCCGCATTTAAAAAACTCAGTGAGACAATCTCGGCAGATTCTCTTTATCAAATGATTGTTATTTTAAACGGAACACAAACGGAACTACGTTTTACTAATCACCCTGATGTGTATTTAGAAGTAGCAACAGTTAGATTAACTCACTTAGATGCTATTACTCATCTAAGTGAGTCAGCGACCTCAAATGAACAAGTATTGGATCAAAAAGAAACGTCTGTGCCCTCGGATAACAAAAAAATAATAGAGTTAGAAAATGAACTCCTAAAAATAAAAAAACAAATGGAATCTATTCTAGTGAGTGGACATTCAAAAGTAGCGACCAAAAAAACGAAATCTGTTTCTAAAAAAGCAGCTAACAATCAATTCAAACCCAATACATCAGCTATTTATAGTATATTAAAAGAAGCAACGAGAGAAAATCTAGCTCAGTTGAAAAATGTTTGGCCTGATTTATTAAATATGCTCTCTGTTACCCAGCGTGCAATGTTAAAAGCTTCGACACCTGTTGCAGCAGGTCCTAGTGGGTTAATTGTTTCATTCGACTATGATATCTTGTGTCAAAAGGCAACAAATGATAGTGAATTAATGGAAGCGGTCAAACAGTTTTTAGAAAGGCTGATAGGCAATGCACCACAAATGATTTTTGTACCAGGAGAACAGTGGCCAATCATTAGAGAACAATACGTCAAGCAACTCAAAAATCGATCATCAGATGATAAAGCAGTAGAGAATACACACGTTGGGCAAGTTTCAAAGCCTGATCAATCAAAAGAGCAAAAGGGAAAATCATTTGAACCGGTTAAAAAACAACTAGAGACAGTAGTAGATACTTCTGAATGGGATAGTTTAGAAGACTTTGTCCCACCTGCACAAGAGGATGATAAGGTCGTTACAGAAGCTATGGCTCTATTTGGAGAAAAGATGGTTGAAGTGAAAAATGATTAA
- the tadA gene encoding tRNA adenosine(34) deaminase TadA has product MLTMKEKEYFMGEAIKEAKKARNKLEVPIGAVIVLNGLIIGRGHNGREESLDATAHAEMFAIKEANETLKNWRLEDAQLFVTLEPCPMCSGAMILSRVKELYYGAADPKGGTAGTLMNLLTDSRFNHQVMIEKGILEYECSELLTYFFRELRKRKKTEKAEQKKLDER; this is encoded by the coding sequence ATGTTAACAATGAAAGAAAAAGAATACTTTATGGGTGAAGCGATTAAAGAAGCTAAAAAAGCTAGAAATAAATTAGAAGTACCAATTGGAGCCGTTATTGTTCTCAATGGCCTTATTATAGGCCGTGGTCATAATGGTCGAGAAGAAAGTCTTGATGCAACAGCGCACGCTGAAATGTTTGCTATTAAAGAAGCAAACGAGACGCTTAAAAACTGGCGTTTAGAAGATGCACAATTATTTGTCACATTAGAGCCCTGTCCAATGTGTAGCGGTGCAATGATTTTGTCACGTGTCAAAGAATTGTATTATGGAGCAGCAGATCCTAAAGGTGGAACAGCTGGTACCTTAATGAACTTGTTAACCGATAGTCGCTTTAACCACCAAGTTATGATAGAAAAAGGCATTCTCGAGTATGAATGTAGCGAATTATTAACTTATTTTTTTAGAGAGTTGCGTAAACGTAAAAAAACTGAAAAAGCTGAACAAAAAAAATTAGATGAACGATAA
- a CDS encoding cation diffusion facilitator family transporter — protein sequence MQDRYEELKRAEKGAIVSIVAYIFLSLIKIFVGVTYQSAALRADGLNNLTDVFSSLAVLVGLKLARRPADDDHPYGHWKAETIASLITSFVMLFVGIQVFYSSFNRIIDGGNIPPEKITGFIGFVGAIIMMGVYFYNLKLAKKINSDGLKAVAKDNLSDALTSLGTTIAIIGSMLGYIWMDGVMAIIVSIIIIKTGIEIFSDSAFSLSDGFNTTDLGEYKKRILSLPNVLSVKDIKARKYGANVYVDVTILVDATLTVLEGHQITENVERILRESYGIIDIDVHVEPDQMNKSK from the coding sequence ATGCAAGATCGTTACGAAGAATTAAAAAGAGCTGAAAAAGGAGCAATAGTAAGTATTGTAGCATATATTTTCCTCTCTTTAATTAAAATATTTGTTGGGGTTACTTACCAATCTGCTGCATTAAGAGCAGATGGACTAAATAATTTAACCGATGTTTTCTCTTCCTTAGCTGTTTTAGTTGGATTGAAATTAGCTCGAAGACCTGCAGATGATGACCACCCTTATGGCCATTGGAAAGCAGAAACAATAGCTAGTCTAATCACTTCTTTTGTGATGCTATTTGTAGGAATTCAAGTCTTTTATTCTAGTTTTAACCGAATAATTGATGGAGGAAATATCCCGCCGGAAAAAATAACAGGATTCATAGGGTTTGTGGGTGCTATCATTATGATGGGTGTATATTTTTATAATTTAAAACTTGCAAAAAAGATAAATAGTGATGGATTAAAAGCGGTTGCTAAAGATAACTTAAGCGATGCTCTAACTAGTTTAGGAACAACGATTGCTATTATTGGATCAATGTTGGGATATATCTGGATGGATGGTGTGATGGCAATCATTGTATCTATTATCATTATTAAGACAGGTATAGAGATTTTTAGTGATAGCGCATTCTCGCTATCTGATGGATTTAATACGACAGATTTAGGTGAATATAAAAAGCGTATTCTGAGTTTACCAAATGTCCTTTCAGTTAAAGATATTAAAGCACGCAAATATGGTGCAAATGTCTATGTAGATGTAACTATTTTAGTTGATGCAACATTAACTGTACTTGAAGGTCATCAAATCACAGAAAATGTAGAACGGATATTGAGAGAATCATATGGCATAATTGACATTGATGTTCACGTTGAGCCAGATCAAATGAATAAAAGTAAATAA
- a CDS encoding ATP-dependent Clp protease ATP-binding subunit — MNELFSEKAKDVLMLAQEEAKEFRHRSIGTEHILLALVVEQEGIAGKTLREFSITEKEIREEAAHFTGYGTMKYDSKSIVLPYSPRAKQAITLATDEARRMGSSLVGTEHLLLGLLREEDVLSSKILTNLDINLNKIRQILLKKIGVIDEKNSKTKRSKSVIKQTIGTPTLDALARDLTASARAKKIDPIIGRQIEIKRVIQVLSRRTKNNPVLIGEAGVGKTAIAEGLAQKIAAREVPHTLIGKRLMMLDMGSLVAGTKYRGEFEERMKKIIDEIYQDGNVILFIDELHTLIGAGGAEGAIDASNILKPALARGELQTIGATTLDEYQKYIEKDAALERRFSPIRVEQPSLEETEDILLGLRSRYEDHHGVEITDEAIHAAVQLSSRYITARQLPDKAIDLIDESASKVRLDSSNKPSPMVTALKQLETLIEEKEVAIQLQDFEKAAKLRTSEMQQRTEIEGILEKIKHPGPNSVNLKVEENDIAEVVSLWTGIPVKQMDQKESGLLLKLENILHKRLIGQEEAVSAVARAIRRSRSGLKDPNKPIGSFMFLGPTGVGKTELAKTLADAMFGSEEALIRVDMSEFMEKYSTSRLIGSPPGYVGYDEGGQLTEKVRQKPYSVILFDEVEKAHPDVFNILLQVLDDGHLTDSKGRKVDFKNTVMIMTSNLGATSLRDEKLVGFSTKDKKKDHNMMEKRIKEELKTTFRPEFINRLDEIIVFHALEKAELNKIVKLLAQSIIKRLEEMDIHVKITQAAIDVISKAGFDPEYGARPLRRAIQKEIEDRLSEELLSGVIKVGDQVTLGASKGKIKVTVKDRTKKIEISSDSIKS, encoded by the coding sequence ATGAATGAATTATTCTCAGAAAAAGCAAAAGACGTCTTAATGTTGGCTCAAGAGGAAGCTAAAGAGTTTCGTCATCGTTCGATAGGTACGGAACATATTTTGTTAGCTCTTGTGGTTGAGCAAGAAGGAATAGCAGGTAAAACACTTCGTGAATTTTCAATAACTGAAAAAGAAATACGAGAAGAAGCAGCACATTTTACCGGTTATGGAACAATGAAATATGATTCAAAGAGCATTGTTCTTCCTTATTCACCCCGGGCTAAACAAGCGATAACATTAGCCACAGATGAAGCTAGGCGTATGGGATCCTCCCTAGTAGGAACAGAACATTTATTACTTGGCTTGTTGCGTGAAGAGGATGTATTGTCTTCTAAAATTTTAACAAATCTAGATATTAACTTAAATAAAATACGTCAAATATTACTAAAAAAAATAGGCGTTATAGATGAAAAAAATAGTAAGACAAAACGTTCTAAGTCTGTTATTAAACAAACGATAGGTACTCCGACACTTGATGCTTTAGCAAGAGATTTAACAGCAAGTGCTAGAGCTAAAAAAATTGATCCGATTATTGGACGACAAATAGAAATAAAAAGAGTCATCCAGGTGTTAAGTCGACGTACTAAAAATAATCCGGTTTTGATTGGTGAAGCGGGAGTAGGTAAAACTGCTATAGCAGAGGGGTTAGCACAGAAAATTGCTGCTAGAGAAGTTCCGCATACATTAATCGGTAAACGGCTAATGATGCTCGATATGGGTTCTTTAGTCGCAGGCACAAAGTACCGTGGAGAATTCGAAGAACGAATGAAAAAAATTATTGATGAAATTTATCAAGACGGAAACGTTATACTGTTTATTGATGAGTTGCATACACTAATTGGAGCAGGTGGTGCTGAAGGCGCAATAGACGCTTCTAATATACTGAAACCCGCTTTAGCTCGTGGAGAATTACAAACTATAGGTGCTACTACGCTAGATGAATACCAAAAATATATTGAAAAAGATGCAGCTTTAGAAAGACGTTTCTCACCTATTCGTGTTGAACAACCTTCTCTTGAAGAGACGGAAGATATTTTATTAGGTTTACGTTCGCGCTACGAAGATCACCACGGTGTTGAAATTACTGATGAAGCTATCCATGCAGCTGTCCAATTGTCTTCTCGTTATATAACTGCTAGACAACTTCCTGATAAAGCGATTGATCTAATCGATGAGTCAGCTTCAAAAGTGCGATTAGACTCTTCTAATAAACCTTCACCGATGGTGACTGCACTTAAACAGCTAGAAACATTGATTGAGGAGAAAGAAGTAGCTATTCAGTTGCAAGATTTTGAAAAAGCAGCTAAGTTACGAACAAGTGAAATGCAGCAAAGAACAGAAATTGAAGGGATTTTGGAAAAAATTAAGCATCCTGGTCCAAATTCAGTTAATTTAAAAGTAGAAGAAAATGATATTGCAGAAGTCGTTTCCTTATGGACAGGTATACCAGTGAAACAAATGGACCAAAAAGAATCAGGTCTTCTGTTAAAATTAGAAAATATTTTGCATAAACGCTTAATAGGACAAGAAGAAGCCGTTAGTGCAGTAGCTAGGGCTATCAGAAGATCTAGAAGCGGATTAAAAGATCCTAATAAACCAATCGGTTCATTTATGTTTTTAGGACCAACAGGAGTAGGGAAAACAGAATTAGCAAAAACACTAGCCGATGCTATGTTTGGTAGTGAAGAAGCATTGATTAGAGTAGATATGTCTGAATTTATGGAAAAATATAGTACAAGTCGTTTAATTGGCTCTCCTCCGGGTTATGTTGGTTATGATGAAGGTGGACAACTAACTGAAAAAGTAAGGCAAAAACCTTATTCAGTTATCTTATTTGATGAAGTTGAAAAAGCCCATCCAGATGTCTTTAACATTCTGTTACAAGTATTAGATGACGGTCATTTGACTGATTCAAAAGGTCGTAAAGTAGACTTTAAGAATACCGTTATGATTATGACTTCAAATCTCGGAGCAACGTCTTTGAGAGATGAAAAATTAGTTGGGTTTAGTACAAAAGATAAGAAGAAAGACCATAATATGATGGAAAAAAGGATTAAAGAAGAATTAAAAACAACCTTTAGGCCAGAGTTTATCAATCGATTAGATGAAATCATTGTGTTTCATGCGCTTGAAAAAGCTGAGCTAAATAAGATTGTTAAATTATTAGCACAATCAATTATTAAGCGTTTAGAAGAAATGGATATTCATGTTAAAATAACCCAAGCAGCTATAGACGTCATATCTAAAGCAGGATTTGATCCAGAGTACGGTGCTCGACCTTTGCGTCGTGCGATTCAAAAAGAAATTGAAGATCGCTTGAGTGAAGAACTATTGAGTGGAGTAATTAAAGTTGGAGATCAGGTTACTCTTGGGGCTTCAAAAGGAAAAATTAAAGTTACTGTAAAGGATAGAACAAAAAAGATTGAAATATCTTCTGATTCAATAAAATCTTAA
- the guaC gene encoding GMP reductase, which translates to MKVFDYEDIQLIPNKSIVRSRTECDTSVTLGNHTFKVPVVAANMQTVIDEGLAIWFAENDYFYVMHRFEEEKRQLFIIDMHERGLFASISVGVKETEYDFIKELAGQEIIPEYITIDIAHGHSDLVINMIRYIKKQLPTTFLIAGNVGTPEAVRELENAGADATKVGIGPGKVCITKLKTGFGTGGWQLAALRWCSTAARKPIIADGGIRHNGDIAKSIRFGATMVMIGSVFSGHDQSPGEALEIDGKMYKEYYGSASEFQKGEHKNVEGKKIMVSPKGDISNTLLEMQQDLQSSISYAGGKDLEALRKVNYVVVKNSIFNGDR; encoded by the coding sequence ATGAAAGTTTTTGATTATGAAGACATCCAATTGATTCCCAATAAAAGCATTGTTCGAAGTAGAACAGAATGCGATACAAGCGTGACATTAGGCAATCATACATTTAAAGTACCTGTTGTTGCAGCGAATATGCAGACCGTAATTGATGAAGGATTAGCCATTTGGTTTGCAGAGAATGACTATTTTTATGTGATGCACCGTTTTGAAGAAGAAAAACGTCAACTATTCATAATCGACATGCATGAAAGAGGATTATTTGCTTCTATCAGCGTTGGGGTAAAAGAAACAGAATATGATTTTATTAAAGAGTTAGCTGGACAAGAAATTATACCTGAATATATTACAATTGATATTGCACATGGTCACTCTGATTTAGTCATTAATATGATTCGTTATATTAAAAAGCAGCTACCAACCACTTTCTTAATTGCTGGAAATGTAGGAACACCAGAAGCTGTACGTGAATTAGAAAATGCAGGAGCAGATGCTACAAAAGTAGGAATTGGCCCAGGAAAGGTTTGTATTACTAAGTTGAAAACAGGCTTTGGAACAGGCGGATGGCAATTAGCTGCACTACGTTGGTGTTCAACAGCTGCTCGTAAACCGATAATTGCTGATGGCGGGATACGACACAATGGCGATATTGCTAAATCTATTCGTTTTGGAGCAACAATGGTGATGATTGGCTCTGTTTTTTCAGGGCATGATCAGTCTCCAGGTGAAGCACTTGAAATTGATGGAAAAATGTACAAAGAATATTATGGCAGTGCTTCTGAATTTCAAAAAGGTGAGCATAAAAACGTTGAAGGTAAAAAGATTATGGTTTCACCAAAAGGAGATATCTCAAACACCTTGTTAGAGATGCAGCAAGACTTACAATCTTCAATCTCCTATGCAGGTGGTAAGGATCTTGAAGCACTTCGCAAAGTAAATTATGTCGTTGTAAAAAACTCTATTTTTAATGGAGATCGTTAA
- a CDS encoding CtsR family transcriptional regulator, whose translation MNNQNMSDIIEAYLKKVLGTDEQVEIRRSEMADRFNCVPSQINYVINTRFTVQQGYLVESKRGGGGYIRIIKVKLLDEADMLDMMIDVIGSEISQRNAYSIVETLYQDSMIAKREASLMLSAMEKSVLSLEDCKKENELRARIVTAFLNNLRYEQL comes from the coding sequence ATGAACAATCAGAATATGTCGGATATCATTGAAGCTTATTTGAAAAAAGTACTTGGGACAGATGAGCAAGTCGAAATTAGACGTAGTGAAATGGCAGACCGATTTAATTGTGTCCCTTCTCAAATTAATTATGTAATCAATACACGATTTACTGTTCAACAAGGCTATTTAGTGGAAAGTAAACGTGGTGGTGGCGGATATATACGAATAATCAAAGTCAAATTACTCGACGAAGCAGATATGTTGGATATGATGATTGATGTAATAGGTAGTGAAATATCACAAAGAAATGCCTATTCAATTGTAGAAACACTTTACCAAGATAGTATGATTGCTAAACGAGAAGCTAGCCTAATGCTTTCAGCAATGGAAAAGTCAGTTTTATCTTTAGAAGACTGTAAGAAAGAAAATGAATTACGGGCAAGAATAGTGACGGCTTTTTTGAATAACTTAAGATACGAGCAATTGTAA
- a CDS encoding ATP-binding cassette domain-containing protein, whose protein sequence is MIEVKNITKKFGKKKILKGLSFTAKKGEITCLIGINGAGKTTALNAIMNLTPLTSGEILIDGKKLTKESYQTIAFIPDTIAMLSQMTIKQAMQFMKDFYTTWNQERANDLLDFFQLTETEKITTLSKGNTAKINLMLGLALDVDYLLMDEPFSGIDIFSREQITNVFTSHLIEDRGVLITTHEINDIEHLIDKVILIDDGIVVKDFNAEEMREQEEKSIIDVMREVYVK, encoded by the coding sequence ATGATTGAAGTTAAAAATATTACTAAAAAGTTCGGTAAGAAGAAGATTTTAAAAGGGTTATCTTTTACTGCTAAAAAGGGAGAAATCACTTGTTTGATTGGAATCAATGGTGCCGGTAAAACGACTGCTTTAAATGCAATCATGAATTTAACTCCTTTAACTAGCGGTGAAATTTTAATAGACGGCAAAAAATTAACTAAAGAAAGTTATCAAACGATTGCATTTATCCCAGATACAATCGCTATGCTTTCACAGATGACGATTAAACAAGCCATGCAATTTATGAAAGATTTTTACACAACTTGGAATCAAGAACGAGCAAATGATTTACTTGATTTTTTTCAATTAACTGAAACAGAAAAAATTACTACTCTTTCAAAAGGTAATACAGCTAAAATTAATTTGATGTTAGGTTTAGCTTTAGATGTTGATTACCTATTAATGGATGAACCTTTTTCAGGAATTGATATTTTTAGCCGCGAACAAATCACAAATGTCTTTACCAGTCACTTGATTGAGGATCGTGGTGTGCTCATCACGACTCATGAAATTAATGATATCGAGCATTTAATTGATAAAGTTATCCTAATAGATGATGGCATCGTAGTGAAAGATTTTAACGCTGAAGAAATGCGTGAGCAAGAAGAAAAATCAATTATTGATGTTATGCGGGAGGTCTATGTAAAATGA
- a CDS encoding GntR family transcriptional regulator has protein sequence MNIQFNKRDPIYLQVVQYFKQEMAIAHLKPGQEIPSRRDLANQLKINPNTAQKAYKEMENSGLIYTEGNLPSRITEDSNVLKNVRKELLDEATDHFIVAIKPIQVPLDELVDLVKKKYIQASKDKEDSHD, from the coding sequence ATGAATATCCAATTTAATAAGCGAGATCCAATTTACTTACAAGTTGTCCAATACTTTAAACAAGAAATGGCTATTGCTCACTTAAAGCCTGGTCAAGAAATTCCATCGAGACGAGATCTCGCAAATCAATTAAAAATTAATCCTAATACTGCTCAAAAAGCCTACAAAGAAATGGAAAATAGTGGATTGATTTATACTGAAGGTAATTTGCCCAGTAGAATCACTGAAGACAGTAATGTATTAAAAAATGTTCGCAAAGAATTACTCGACGAAGCTACAGATCATTTTATTGTAGCAATCAAACCTATCCAAGTACCACTAGATGAGCTTGTTGATTTAGTTAAAAAAAAATACATTCAGGCCTCAAAAGATAAGGAGGATTCACATGATTGA
- a CDS encoding YbaB/EbfC family nucleoid-associated protein yields MRGMGNMQGMMKQMQKMQKEMAKTQEALNEKEFVGTASGDLVSVTLTGDRKMKSISIKPEVVDPEDIEILEDLIVLASNDALAKVEAETETTMGKYTKNIPGM; encoded by the coding sequence ATGCGTGGAATGGGAAATATGCAAGGTATGATGAAGCAAATGCAAAAAATGCAAAAAGAAATGGCGAAAACACAAGAAGCCTTGAACGAAAAAGAATTTGTAGGAACAGCCAGTGGAGATTTAGTTAGCGTAACATTAACTGGAGACCGTAAAATGAAAAGTATTTCAATCAAACCAGAAGTAGTGGATCCAGAAGATATTGAGATACTAGAAGATTTAATTGTTTTAGCCTCAAATGATGCATTAGCTAAAGTAGAAGCTGAGACAGAAACAACAATGGGTAAATACACTAAAAATATCCCAGGTATGTAA